The stretch of DNA ACCAAGTGAAGAATCTGCGCACGGCCATCAGTTCGTTTTTCGAGGCCCTTCTGCTCTGCCAAGACACCATCAAGCAGTTTGGGAACGCCGCAGCAGTCGAACCGGCGGAAGCACAGGAGGAAAACAATGCCGGAGCACAGTCCAGCACCGACTCCGCATAGAGCCATCTATGGCTTTGCGTTCTATATGCTGTTTACGGTTCTTTTTATTGTCTATCTGGCATGGGCGCTCCTCCCCTTCGAATTTGGCCTGCAACCTTACTTGCCGGATAAATACTTTGCAgtttttgttccatttttggTGCTGATGTTCGCCTGGTTTTTCGCATTCCTAATCTATCCGGCCATCAATATGTCGCTGACTGTCAACGTAGATTCAATACATTCCGTTGTAAACCCCAAACTAGCGCTACCCAGGCGCACAGAATTTTCATCTTGGTCACAGCTGAAAAGCCCGCAGGAAGACTCGTCATCAAAGCACAAGAAGCCACCAATCAACTGCAGGCTGTGCAGAAAATCGCACAAGCCGGTAACGCGAGCGCCCATAGCCCCCTTAAGATTTCTCGACCTCCAAGAAGTGAATACAGCATATTACAACTAACAAAAGCTAACTAATTTCCTTTATTCCGTGaaaaaaattcattttcttcGGACCGTTGTCCAGCCATCTTCTGGCTCAACAAATTTCTCAGCATTTTGCATGCGTGTCTGGGAGCGGGTTACGCGTCCACTGACGATGGgtgcatcctcctcctcgctctcATACATttcgtcatcatcatccacgTCTTCGTCCATGTTATCGTCGGAGGACGAGTCGCCGTATACGGGTGTGTACGTTACTTTGACATCGGGACGCAACCACTCCTTGCCGGGTGGCAATTTGCTGAGCTCCTCTTCAATACCGGGATACTGATTCTGCTGGGCCATTTGCTTATAGCGCAGAAGATTGCGGCAGATCTCTGGTATGGAATTATCGTCGCACAGCGTATTGAATTCCTGGTCCATTAGCTCTTCAATCACCTCCTGCAGCTCGCCCTGCGTGATTTTTTCGTTGCCTACACAATATTGATATGTGTAGTCCATGATTtgaatggccacctgcaacgAAGTTATTTTAGGTTAGATTTCtcgctaaaaataaatgtagaaaTGGTCTAACCTGCTGGCCATTGCGTCCGCCCATTCCATGCTCCACGGCGAGCCTAAGGTTCTGCCAATTGTTGAAGATCTTCTCAACAATTAATCGAAAATTCTTTTgaaattccttttgttgtgTGGCGGCGGCCATCTCGTGTGCTGTTCTAGTGCTGCACAAGGCTGCAGGGTTACACAGTTCGCCATTCGCAGGAAACGTAAACAAGTTGTTAACTTTGCGCCagaaattggaaattggaagacaaaaaaacaaaatacacaaaaccaTGTCGGATGACGAACATATTGTCGATCTTCAAGAGAATAATGATTTGAGCACTAAGGCTGCCTTGGGAAAAGACGAAgaggaggatgatgacgatATGGAACAAATAACGGCGCAAAAGGTATGCCTCACTTTCACATGCCCTGGAATAATTTTTCAATCCTGAATCAACAGGTTCTCGAGATTCTGGAGACAGCTTGGATCAATGAAATGTGTGCCCCCGAAATACTGCCCGATCAGACGGATATGCTGGAGCTAATGGTCTCCCAGGTGTCGCACATGGAGGAGCAAATGAAGGACCTGGACAAGAATGAT from Drosophila subobscura isolate 14011-0131.10 chromosome O, UCBerk_Dsub_1.0, whole genome shotgun sequence encodes:
- the LOC117898748 gene encoding phosphatidylinositol N-acetylglucosaminyltransferase subunit P; protein product: MPEHSPAPTPHRAIYGFAFYMLFTVLFIVYLAWALLPFEFGLQPYLPDKYFAVFVPFLVLMFAWFFAFLIYPAINMSLTVNVDSIHSVVNPKLALPRRTEFSSWSQLKSPQEDSSSKHKKPPINCRLCRKSHKPVTRAPIAPLRFLDLQEVNTAYYN
- the LOC117898744 gene encoding uncharacterized protein LOC117898744 — protein: MAAATQQKEFQKNFRLIVEKIFNNWQNLRLAVEHGMGGRNGQQVAIQIMDYTYQYCVGNEKITQGELQEVIEELMDQEFNTLCDDNSIPEICRNLLRYKQMAQQNQYPGIEEELSKLPPGKEWLRPDVKVTYTPVYGDSSSDDNMDEDVDDDDEMYESEEEDAPIVSGRVTRSQTRMQNAEKFVEPEDGWTTVRRK